In Dromaius novaehollandiae isolate bDroNov1 chromosome 16, bDroNov1.hap1, whole genome shotgun sequence, one genomic interval encodes:
- the E2F1 gene encoding transcription factor E2F1, with protein MAAGGAAGLAALLGGASPRLLIVSAAEEPPGGGSGRPDADLLLFATPQPARPGAAPRRPALGRPPVKRKLNLETDHQYIAESLPTARGKARNPAKGAKSPGEKSRYETSLNLTTKRFLELLSQSPDGVVDLNWAAEVLKVQKRRIYDITNVLEGIQLITKKSKNNIQWLGSQAAVGPSSQHRVLEKELRDLQAAERQLDDLIQTCTIQLRLLTEDPGNQHAAYVTCQDLRSIADPSEQMVMVIKAPPETQLQVSDPTEAFQVSVKSTQGPIDVFLCPEDSSGVCSPVKSPFKAAAEESSPASPLLHPAQDVNMPLLPGEQEPLLPGEGALPGKCPADDVSLSPLASMDALLEQTKDDFSGFLPDEFINLSPPQPQDYHFGLEEGEGISELFDCDFGDFTPLDF; from the exons atggcggcgggcggcgcggcggggctggcggcgctgCTGGGCGGCGCCTCCCCGCGCCTTCTCATCGTCTCGGCGGCCGAGGAGCccccgggcggcggcagcggccgccccgaCGCCGACCTCCTGCTCTTCGCCAcgccgcagcccgcccgcccgggcgccgcgccgcgccggcccgcgcTGGGCCGCCCGCCG GTGAAGAGGAAGCTGAACTTGGAGACAGATCACCAGTACATAGCGGAGAGCTTGCCGACAGCCCGGGGCAAAGCGAGAAACCCTGCTAAAG GGGCAAAGTCTCCCGGGGAGAAGTCTCGCTACGAAACCTCGCTGAACCTCACTACCAAGCGCTTCCTGGAGCTCCTGAGCCAGTCGCCTGATGGCGTGGTGGACCTCAACTGGGCAGCCGAGGTCCTGAAAGTGCAGAAGAGACGCATCTACGACATCACCAATGTCCTGGAGGGCATCCAGCTCATCACCAAGAAGTCCAAGAACAACATCCAGTGGCT GGGCAGCCAGGCCGCAGTGGGACCTTCCAGCCAGCACCGAGTGCTGGAGAAGGAGCTGCGGGACCTGCAGGCAGCTGAGCGGCAGCTGGATGACCTCATCCAGACGTGCACCATCCAGCTGAGGCTGCTCACGGAGGACCCCGGGAACCAGCA CGCAGCCTATGTGACCTGCCAGGATCTCCGGAGCATTGCAGACCCCTCTGAGCAAATGGTGATGGTTATCAAGGCCCCCCCAGAGACCCAGCTGCAGGTCTCGGACCCCACCGAG gctttcCAGGTGTCTGTGAAAAGCACTCAGGGCCCCATCGACGTGTTCCTCTGCCCCGAAGACAGCTCTGGGGTCTGCAGCCCTGTCAAGAGCCCGTTCAAAGCAGCCGCAGAGGAATCGTCCCCCGCCTCCCCGCTCCTGCATCCGGCCCAGGACGTGAACATGCCATTGTTGCCTGGCGAGCAAG AGCCCCTGCTGCCCGGGGAGGGCGCGCTGCCCGGCAAGTGCCCCGCGGATGATGTCAGCCTCTCGCCGCTGGCCTCCATGGATGCTCTCTTGGAGCAGACCAAGGACGATTTCTCCGGCTTCCTCCCGGACGAGTTCATCAacctgtcccccccccagccccaagaTTACCACTTTGGCCTGGAGGAAGGCGAGGGCATCAGCGAGCTGTTCGACTGCGACTTCGGCGACTTCACGCCCTTGGACTTCTGA